A region of Streptomyces sp. WMMC500 DNA encodes the following proteins:
- a CDS encoding protein kinase, translating into MSGDSGTVAGRFRLLGHLDSGNMGEVHRAEDLDAPEGSPARVVALKLIRRRRSGTLVQTQADPHAVARFAREVRIMRLLSHPNLPRTIDGGVDEANGDLPYLAMEFLDGYPLADLIDEEGQLPVSWTAAIGAQIADGLAAAHTSEVIHRDLKPRNVMLTRGGAVKVLDFGIGRIVDDPDGTRLTSTGATVGTARYMAPEQFEASLVTQAADLYALGCVLHEMLLGNPPFVGNSDFDFRDKHLHQEPTPVRLLRRDVPEALARLVDLLLAKNPADRPADAVAVREALLPFVTDVVPLSVWQDFDPVKWLLRPAGDAVGAVTEKSSGPTAPEPAKRPLSGSAMDVFGVHTKLINDYRSFTEGGTVIRDERVRDFVKRDLDAKSQWPNPWLSLNPFFASSGTVAELAAQNVLHGECAKIFQAGKAEDSTVCDGRPLTLHRHQRAAIDAAAAGVSYVLTTGTGSGKSLAYMVPIVDRVLRERQEAGPDAPPGRVRAIIVYPMNALANSQVKELEKYLRNGYGEGKEPVTFARYTGQEDDETRRRIRQNPPDILLTNYVMLELMLTRPDDRDSLVAMAEGLRFLVFDELHTYRGRQGADVALLIRRVRDACRADDVQCIGTSATMSTEGSLADQKNVVADMATKLFGTKVSPDHVIGETLVRATGEPPSAVPTERLAGAAAPSAYADLVTDPLARWIETYFGLGTDDATGQLVRQKPGRIEDAAAELAQQSGVEEERCADALRETLEAGSQAYHPVTERPLFAFRLHQFLSKGDTVYVTLQSKADRHATRDYQRVRPGTDGHVLMPLAFCRECGQEYLTVWRTERDGEIRYEPRRDTAATGGRAGDGYLYIDTDRWPDSAPWPRTSEEAIADRRLPESWLEIDDKGQEVVKKSYRDRLPRAVTVDPYGNESKGELHAAFIPAPFLFCLQCSVAYEQTRGKDFAKLATLDQEGRSSATSLISASVVRSLDSVPEAALPKEARKLLTFVDNRQDASLQAGHFNDFVQVTELRGALYRAVVDAGPDGIQHEELTSRVANALALEPSVYTGESDLPPRLAAAAARTLRDVIAFRLYLDLERGWRVTMPNLEQTGLLEIDYADLPWVAERETCWAKAHPSLRGADASLRAEIMKVLLDEMRRSLAIDVQYFRDDFDSLQSASEERLVDPWRLSRSDSPTVATAYPQPSKPGMDRTGLFLSARGKYGKYLRRTYRGFRDDLDHAELQTVIEDLLKVLRNAGLVTELSVAPQRARYVRRPPATATGYRVSAAAIIWRAGTGETGAHDPLTRTYASGDGPRVNAFFRQLYREAADGLSGLLAREHTAQVAPADRQQREEDFGKADLKLLYCSPTMELGVDISSLNAVMMRNVPPTPANYAQRSGRAGRSGQPALVTTYCATGNSHDQYYFRRSHRMVAGAVAPPRLDLANEDLVRSHLQAIWLAEAGLTLGRAIPQVLDIAHHESSGRPTPGLDLLDDIRTASHDPGAQARTVAAARRVLGPLLPRFGETTWWDERWIEDAVRRAPRDFDRAFDRWRDLYRSALVDQYVQNKRVLDHTLTEKSRRDAFRRRTQAETQLNLLKNESADNRSVLSDFNPYRYLASEGFLPGYSFPRLPLAAYIPTRGGRQGDGDYLQRPRFLAIREFGPGALIYHEGARYQVTRIQLPPDSTGDISTGEARRCAHCGYLDEPEQRRDTCEMCRKPLGAPTYGLLHLHTVYTRHRERISSDEEERRRAGYRLETSYRFRHHGTRRGRQDARLADSAGALATLTYGDSATVRITNVGRLRAKDNEPPGYWLDPADGRWMNERDASDASGDSSEMPVVDADGKEKRRKKRVIPFVEDRRNILVVTLDEPLPEPVALTLMYALERGIETAFELEDSELTSELLPPADGPRDRMLFTEAAEGGAGVLRRLQAEPGALARAARQALAVCHFDEHGEDDAGPQSDRPCARGCYDCLLTYGNQLHHGAINRHDVTDLLLRLASAVSTSEKRGETSTEQHLRLMTATATAAPSSESGPAEAAAPVEAEFLDWLRDHGLRLPDEAGVTVSGADARPDFVYRMPGVNLAVFVGGEDGPGRDEDAEDRLDVAGWDVIRFPEGGDWEAIAAEHAHYFGPGPSR; encoded by the coding sequence ATGAGTGGGGATTCCGGGACGGTTGCGGGGCGGTTCCGGCTGCTGGGCCACCTGGACTCGGGGAACATGGGCGAGGTCCACCGCGCCGAAGATCTGGATGCACCCGAGGGCTCGCCCGCACGCGTCGTCGCACTGAAGCTCATCCGTCGCCGCCGCTCCGGCACGCTGGTGCAGACGCAGGCCGATCCGCACGCGGTGGCGAGATTTGCGCGTGAAGTGCGCATCATGCGTCTGCTGAGCCACCCCAACCTGCCCCGCACCATCGACGGGGGAGTGGACGAGGCCAACGGTGATCTGCCCTACCTCGCCATGGAGTTCCTTGACGGGTACCCGCTCGCCGACCTCATAGACGAAGAGGGCCAGTTACCGGTCTCATGGACCGCCGCCATCGGCGCGCAGATAGCCGACGGTCTGGCAGCCGCCCATACCTCCGAAGTGATCCACCGGGACCTCAAGCCCCGCAACGTGATGCTCACCCGCGGAGGCGCGGTCAAGGTCCTCGACTTCGGGATCGGCCGCATCGTCGACGACCCTGACGGCACCAGGCTGACCAGCACGGGAGCGACTGTCGGCACGGCCCGCTACATGGCGCCGGAACAGTTCGAGGCCAGCCTCGTCACTCAGGCCGCGGATCTGTACGCGCTCGGGTGCGTACTCCACGAGATGCTTCTGGGGAACCCGCCCTTCGTGGGCAACAGCGACTTCGACTTCCGGGACAAGCATCTCCACCAGGAGCCGACTCCGGTGCGGTTGCTTCGCCGGGACGTGCCGGAGGCGCTGGCCCGCCTGGTGGACCTCCTCCTCGCGAAGAACCCCGCCGACCGCCCGGCCGACGCCGTCGCCGTACGGGAGGCGCTGCTGCCCTTCGTGACGGACGTCGTCCCGCTCTCCGTCTGGCAGGACTTCGACCCGGTGAAGTGGCTCCTGCGGCCGGCCGGGGACGCCGTCGGGGCCGTCACGGAGAAGTCCTCCGGGCCGACGGCCCCCGAGCCGGCGAAGCGGCCTCTGTCAGGTTCCGCCATGGACGTCTTCGGTGTGCACACGAAGCTCATCAACGACTACCGCTCCTTCACCGAGGGCGGCACGGTGATCCGCGACGAGCGCGTCCGGGATTTCGTGAAGAGGGACCTCGACGCCAAGTCGCAATGGCCCAACCCCTGGCTGTCGCTCAACCCCTTCTTCGCCTCGTCCGGGACCGTCGCCGAACTGGCCGCCCAGAACGTCCTGCACGGTGAGTGCGCGAAGATCTTCCAGGCGGGTAAGGCCGAGGACTCCACCGTCTGCGACGGCCGCCCGCTCACTCTGCACCGCCACCAGCGTGCGGCGATCGACGCGGCGGCGGCCGGCGTCTCCTACGTCCTGACCACCGGCACCGGTTCGGGGAAGTCCCTCGCCTACATGGTCCCGATCGTCGACCGGGTGCTCAGGGAACGGCAGGAGGCCGGGCCAGACGCCCCCCCCGGACGGGTACGGGCCATCATCGTCTACCCGATGAACGCCCTCGCCAACAGCCAGGTCAAGGAGCTGGAGAAATACCTGCGCAACGGGTACGGCGAGGGCAAAGAGCCCGTCACCTTTGCCCGCTACACCGGCCAGGAGGACGACGAAACCCGCCGCCGGATCCGCCAGAACCCGCCGGACATCCTCCTCACCAACTACGTGATGCTGGAACTGATGCTCACCCGGCCCGACGACCGCGACAGCCTCGTGGCCATGGCCGAGGGGCTCCGGTTCCTCGTCTTCGACGAACTGCACACCTACCGCGGCCGGCAGGGCGCGGACGTGGCCCTCCTCATCCGCCGGGTGCGCGACGCCTGCCGCGCCGACGACGTGCAGTGCATCGGCACCTCCGCAACGATGTCCACCGAAGGCAGCCTGGCGGACCAGAAGAACGTGGTGGCCGACATGGCCACCAAGCTCTTCGGTACGAAGGTCAGCCCCGACCACGTCATCGGTGAGACCCTCGTCCGGGCCACCGGCGAGCCCCCTTCCGCCGTGCCGACCGAGCGCCTGGCGGGAGCCGCCGCACCGAGCGCCTACGCCGACCTCGTGACCGATCCCCTCGCGCGCTGGATCGAGACGTACTTCGGCCTCGGGACCGACGACGCCACAGGGCAACTCGTACGGCAGAAGCCCGGAAGGATCGAGGACGCCGCCGCCGAGCTGGCACAGCAGAGCGGCGTCGAAGAAGAGCGGTGCGCGGACGCCTTGCGGGAAACGCTGGAAGCGGGCTCGCAGGCGTACCACCCCGTCACGGAACGCCCCCTGTTCGCTTTCCGGCTCCACCAGTTCCTGTCCAAGGGCGACACGGTCTACGTCACCCTGCAGAGCAAGGCCGACCGCCACGCCACCCGTGACTACCAGCGGGTGCGGCCCGGCACCGACGGGCATGTCCTGATGCCGCTCGCCTTCTGCCGCGAGTGCGGTCAGGAGTACCTCACCGTGTGGCGTACGGAGAGGGACGGAGAGATCCGCTACGAACCGCGCCGCGACACCGCCGCCACCGGGGGCCGGGCAGGCGACGGCTACCTCTACATCGATACCGACCGCTGGCCGGACAGCGCCCCCTGGCCCCGCACCTCGGAAGAGGCCATCGCCGACCGGCGGCTGCCCGAGTCCTGGCTGGAGATCGACGACAAGGGCCAGGAGGTCGTCAAGAAGTCCTACCGCGACCGGCTGCCGCGAGCCGTCACCGTCGATCCGTACGGCAACGAGTCCAAGGGCGAGCTGCACGCGGCGTTCATCCCCGCTCCGTTCCTCTTCTGCCTGCAGTGCTCGGTCGCGTACGAGCAGACCCGCGGCAAGGACTTCGCCAAGCTGGCCACCCTGGACCAGGAAGGTCGCTCCTCGGCGACCTCGCTGATATCCGCGTCCGTGGTGCGTTCCCTGGACAGCGTGCCGGAAGCGGCGCTCCCCAAGGAGGCCCGCAAACTCCTCACGTTCGTCGACAACCGCCAGGACGCCTCTCTCCAGGCCGGTCACTTCAACGACTTCGTTCAGGTCACCGAGTTACGGGGAGCGCTGTACCGGGCCGTCGTCGACGCGGGACCGGACGGCATCCAGCACGAGGAACTGACGTCCCGGGTCGCCAACGCCCTCGCCCTGGAACCCTCCGTCTACACGGGCGAAAGCGATCTGCCACCGCGCCTGGCGGCTGCCGCGGCCAGGACCCTGCGGGACGTGATCGCCTTCCGGCTCTATCTCGACCTGGAGCGCGGCTGGCGCGTCACCATGCCGAACCTGGAGCAGACGGGACTCCTGGAGATCGACTACGCCGACCTTCCCTGGGTCGCGGAGCGGGAGACCTGCTGGGCGAAGGCCCACCCGTCGCTGCGCGGCGCCGACGCCTCGCTGCGGGCCGAGATCATGAAGGTGCTGCTCGACGAGATGCGCCGGTCCCTCGCCATCGACGTGCAGTACTTCCGCGACGACTTCGACTCGCTCCAGAGCGCCAGCGAGGAACGGCTCGTCGACCCCTGGCGGCTCTCCAGGAGCGACAGCCCTACGGTCGCCACGGCGTACCCTCAGCCCTCCAAGCCCGGCATGGACCGCACGGGCCTGTTCCTCTCCGCGCGCGGCAAGTACGGGAAGTACCTCCGCCGTACCTACCGGGGGTTCCGAGACGACCTGGACCACGCCGAACTCCAAACCGTCATCGAGGATCTGCTCAAGGTCCTCAGGAACGCCGGACTCGTGACCGAGCTGTCCGTGGCACCGCAGCGGGCCCGGTACGTCCGCAGGCCCCCGGCGACCGCCACCGGCTACCGGGTGTCCGCCGCCGCCATCATCTGGCGGGCCGGCACCGGTGAGACCGGGGCCCACGACCCCCTCACCCGTACGTACGCCAGCGGCGACGGGCCGCGCGTCAACGCCTTCTTCCGCCAGCTCTACCGCGAGGCGGCAGACGGCCTCTCCGGCCTGCTCGCCCGCGAGCACACCGCCCAGGTCGCCCCCGCCGACCGGCAGCAGCGGGAGGAGGACTTCGGCAAGGCGGATCTCAAGCTGCTCTACTGCTCCCCGACGATGGAACTGGGCGTCGACATCTCCTCGCTCAACGCAGTCATGATGCGCAACGTCCCTCCCACGCCGGCCAACTACGCACAGCGCAGCGGCCGTGCGGGGCGAAGCGGCCAGCCCGCCCTCGTCACCACGTACTGCGCCACCGGCAACAGCCACGACCAGTACTACTTCCGCCGTTCGCACCGGATGGTCGCCGGTGCCGTCGCCCCGCCCCGCCTGGACCTCGCCAACGAGGACCTGGTCCGCTCCCACCTCCAGGCCATCTGGCTCGCCGAGGCCGGCCTCACGCTGGGCCGCGCGATACCGCAGGTCCTCGACATCGCCCACCACGAGTCGTCGGGCCGGCCGACCCCCGGACTCGACCTCCTCGACGACATCCGGACCGCCTCCCACGACCCCGGCGCACAGGCTCGCACAGTCGCCGCGGCCCGGCGCGTCCTCGGCCCGCTCCTGCCCCGCTTCGGAGAGACGACCTGGTGGGACGAGAGGTGGATCGAGGACGCGGTACGCAGGGCCCCGCGCGACTTCGACCGGGCCTTCGACCGCTGGCGCGACCTCTACCGCTCGGCCCTGGTCGACCAGTACGTGCAGAACAAGAGGGTTCTCGACCACACGCTGACCGAGAAGAGCCGGCGTGACGCCTTCCGCCGCCGTACGCAGGCGGAGACGCAGCTCAACCTGCTCAAGAACGAGAGCGCGGACAACCGGTCCGTCCTGTCCGACTTCAATCCGTACCGCTACCTGGCGTCCGAGGGCTTCCTGCCCGGCTACTCGTTCCCCCGGCTGCCGCTCGCCGCCTACATTCCCACGCGCGGCGGGCGTCAGGGCGACGGCGACTACCTCCAGCGGCCCCGCTTCCTCGCCATCCGCGAGTTCGGGCCCGGCGCGCTCATCTACCACGAGGGCGCCCGCTACCAGGTCACCCGCATTCAGCTTCCGCCGGACTCCACCGGCGACATCTCCACCGGCGAGGCCCGCCGCTGCGCCCACTGCGGGTACCTCGACGAACCCGAGCAGCGCCGGGACACGTGCGAGATGTGCCGGAAGCCGCTGGGCGCGCCCACTTACGGCCTCCTGCACCTGCACACCGTCTACACGCGGCACCGTGAGCGCATCTCCTCCGACGAGGAAGAGCGCCGCAGGGCCGGCTACCGGCTGGAGACGTCGTACCGCTTCCGGCACCATGGCACCCGCCGCGGACGCCAGGACGCCCGCCTCGCGGACTCCGCCGGTGCGCTCGCCACCCTGACCTACGGGGACTCCGCCACGGTCCGTATCACCAACGTCGGCAGACTGCGCGCCAAGGACAACGAGCCGCCCGGCTACTGGCTCGATCCCGCCGACGGGCGCTGGATGAACGAGCGGGACGCCTCCGACGCCTCCGGCGACTCCAGCGAGATGCCCGTCGTCGACGCGGACGGCAAGGAGAAGCGTCGTAAGAAGCGGGTCATCCCGTTCGTCGAGGACCGCCGCAACATCCTCGTCGTCACCCTCGACGAGCCACTGCCGGAACCGGTCGCCCTGACGCTCATGTACGCCCTGGAACGCGGCATTGAGACCGCCTTCGAGCTGGAGGACTCCGAGCTGACCAGCGAGTTGCTGCCACCGGCCGACGGACCGCGCGACCGGATGCTGTTCACGGAGGCCGCGGAGGGGGGCGCGGGTGTCCTACGCCGCCTCCAGGCCGAACCGGGAGCCCTCGCCAGGGCCGCCCGGCAGGCGCTGGCCGTCTGCCACTTCGACGAGCACGGCGAGGACGACGCGGGGCCGCAGTCCGACCGCCCCTGCGCCCGTGGCTGTTACGACTGCCTGCTCACCTACGGCAACCAGCTCCACCACGGCGCAATCAATCGTCACGACGTCACCGACCTGCTGCTGCGGCTCGCGTCGGCTGTTTCCACGAGTGAGAAGCGCGGTGAGACCAGCACGGAACAGCACCTCAGACTCATGACGGCCACCGCCACCGCCGCCCCCAGCTCCGAAAGCGGTCCGGCCGAAGCCGCCGCACCGGTCGAGGCGGAGTTCCTGGACTGGCTCAGGGACCATGGCCTCCGCCTCCCCGACGAGGCGGGGGTCACCGTCTCCGGGGCGGATGCCCGCCCCGACTTCGTCTACCGGATGCCGGGCGTCAACCTTGCGGTCTTCGTGGGCGGCGAGGACGGCCCGGGGCGGGACGAGGACGCCGAGGACCGGCTGGACGTCGCCGGCTGGGACGTCATCCGCTTCCCCGAGGGCGGCGACTGGGAAGCCATCGCCGCCGAACACGCCCACTACTTCGGCCCCGGCCCGTCCCGATGA